A single window of Selenomonas sputigena DNA harbors:
- a CDS encoding YitT family protein yields MEKEKKSRKKHLLALMQKYVTIFIGAVITAVGLEIFLIPNNIIDGGVVGLSIMAHAITEQPLGVFLILFNLPFLYIGYKQIGKAFAVATMTAIFLLSFWSAYFAPFPTVTQDLFLAAIFGGIIVGLGVGLIIRSGGSLDGTEIVAIILDKKSVFSVGEVVMFINLFILSSAGLLFGWDKAMYSLVAYFVIAKMIDVVVQGLDESYAVMIVTNEPDKINVALAERLGRGVTLLYGAGGYTGEEKKVLYSVVTRLEVNKLKETVLDIDESAFVTINAVHDIVGGRFKKSGH; encoded by the coding sequence ATGGAAAAAGAAAAGAAAAGCCGCAAGAAGCACCTGCTCGCCCTCATGCAGAAATATGTGACGATCTTCATCGGCGCCGTCATCACGGCCGTCGGACTCGAAATCTTCCTCATCCCGAACAACATCATCGACGGCGGCGTCGTCGGCCTCTCCATCATGGCGCATGCCATCACAGAGCAGCCTCTGGGCGTCTTTCTCATCCTCTTCAACCTCCCGTTCCTCTACATCGGCTACAAGCAGATCGGCAAAGCCTTCGCTGTCGCCACCATGACCGCCATCTTCCTACTCTCCTTTTGGTCGGCCTACTTCGCGCCGTTCCCGACCGTCACGCAGGATCTCTTCCTCGCCGCCATCTTCGGCGGCATCATCGTCGGCCTCGGCGTCGGACTCATCATTCGTTCGGGCGGCTCGCTCGACGGCACGGAGATCGTCGCCATCATCCTCGACAAGAAATCCGTATTCTCCGTCGGTGAGGTCGTCATGTTCATCAACCTCTTCATCCTGTCGAGCGCCGGCCTGCTCTTCGGCTGGGACAAGGCGATGTACTCGCTCGTCGCCTACTTCGTCATCGCCAAGATGATCGATGTCGTCGTCCAGGGACTCGACGAATCCTACGCCGTCATGATCGTCACGAACGAACCGGACAAGATCAATGTCGCTCTCGCCGAGCGATTGGGACGCGGCGTCACCCTCCTCTACGGCGCAGGCGGCTACACGGGCGAAGAGAAAAAGGTTCTCTACTCCGTCGTCACGCGCCTCGAAGTCAACAAACTCAAGGAAACCGTCCTCGACATCGATGAAAGCGCCTTCGTAACGATCAACGCCGTCCACGACATCGTAGGCGGGAGATTCAAGAAAAGCGGCCATTAA